The following are from one region of the Macaca thibetana thibetana isolate TM-01 chromosome 2, ASM2454274v1, whole genome shotgun sequence genome:
- the IQCF5 gene encoding IQ domain-containing protein F5 produces MTERSAAVFIQAWWRGTLVRRTLLHAALRAWIIQCWWRQVLEKLLAKRRRMVLEFYVQQEWAAVRLQSWVRMWCVRQRYCRLLNAVRIIQVYWRWHTCHSRGFIEGHYELKENQLDIQLEISLGSQACKVQQCIPLPLKE; encoded by the coding sequence ATGACAGAAAGGTCTGCAGCTGTTTTcatccaggcctggtggcggggcACGCTGGTGCGACGCACACTGCTGCATGCAGCCCTCAGGGCTTGGATTATTCAGTGCTGGTGGAGGCAGGTGCTGGAGAAGCTGCTGGCGAAGAGGCGGAGGATGGTGTTGGAGTTCTATGTGCAGCAGGAATGGGCAGCAGTCAGGCTGCAGTCCTGGGTCCGCATGTGGTGTGTCCGCCAGCGTTACTGTCGTTTGCTCAACGCTGTCCGCATCATCCAGGTCTATTGGCGCTGGCACACCTGCCATTCCCGTGGCTTTATTGAGGGCCACTATGAACTCAAAGAAAACCAACTTGATATTCAACTTGAAATCTCTTTGGGCTCACAGGCTTGTAAGGTGCAACAATGCATACCCCTTCCATTAAAAGAATGA